A single window of Ornithorhynchus anatinus isolate Pmale09 chromosome 3, mOrnAna1.pri.v4, whole genome shotgun sequence DNA harbors:
- the ZNRD2 gene encoding protein ZNRD2 has product MALNGAEVDDLTWEPPSEAETKVLQARRERQDRISRLMGDYLLRGYRMLGETCAECGTILLQDKQKKLYCVACQELNSDVDKDNPALNAQAALSQAREHQLASTAEPPPAPHLATQPPVPRPEHCEGAAAGLKVAAQGRSAPTPSPPSPDVLAAAQSALLQKLSWAAAELGSTTSLETSIQLCTLVRACAEALGGLRQLLP; this is encoded by the exons AGGTGGATGATCTGACCTGGGAACCCCCTTCTGAGGCGGAGACCAAAGTGCTGCAGGCGCGGCGGGAACGACAGGATCGCATCTCTCGGCTCATGGGCGACTACCTTCTCCGGGGCTACCGCATGCTTGGGGAGACCTGTGCCGAATGTGGG acTATTCTGCTCCAGGACAAGCAAAAAAAATTGTACTGTGTGGCCTGTCAAGAGCTCAACTCCGACGTGGACAAAGATAATCCAG ctctCAACGCCCAggccgccctctcccaagcccgggagcaCCAGCTCGCCTCCACCGCagagcctccccccgccccccacctggcCACgcagccccccgtcccccggcccgaGCACTGCGAGGGGGCGGCCGCGGGGCTCAAGGTAGCGGCCCAGGGGCGGTCcgccccgaccccttccccgccGTCCCCGGACGTGCTGGCGGCCGCACAGTCGGCCCTCTTGCAGAAACTGTCCTGGGCGGCGGCGGAGCTGGGCTCCACCACCTCCTTGGAGACCAGCATCCAACTGTGCACCCTGGTCCGGGCCTGCGCCGAGGCCCTGGGAGGCCTCCGCCAGTTGCTGCCCTGA
- the FAM89B gene encoding leucine repeat adapter protein 25 → MNGLPGAAGEGAAGCPLEGLPPLPRGLSGLLNSSGGSWRDLERLYSQRSRIQDELSRAGRTPADRHPAAPPRPANLDSALAVLRKEMVGLRQLDMSLLCQLWSLYESIQDYKTLCQDMSLCQDMSLCQDMSSSLHSDGSYPADPGFSDEEEELPDAGLPRDPPPLRVPQTHNSRDKWLQDSFHITI, encoded by the exons ATGAACGGGctgccgggggcggcgggcgagggggcggcgggctGCCCGTTGGAGGGGCTCCCGCCGCTGCCCCGGGGGCTCAGCGGCCTGCTCAACTCGAGCGGGGGGTCGTGGCGGGACCTGGAGAGGCTGTACAGCCAGCGGAGCCGCATCCAGGACGAGCTGAGCCGCGCGGGCCGCACCCCCGCGGACCGacaccccgccgccccgccgaggCCCGCCAACCTCGACTCCGCCCTGGCCGTGCTGCGGAAGGAGATG GTGGGCCTGCGCCAGCTGGAcatgtccctgctctgccagctgtGGTCTCTGTACGAGTCGATCCAGGACTACAAGACCCTCTGTCAGGACATGAGCCTCTGTCAGGACATGAGCCTCTGTCAGGACATGTCGTCCTCCCTGCACTCGGACGGCTCCTACCCCGCCGACCCCGGCTTctcggacgaggaggaggagctccCGGACGCCGGGCTCCCCCGGGACCCGCCCCCACTCCGCGTGCCGCAGACTCACAATTCTCGGGACAAGTGGCTCCAGGACTCTTTCCACATCACCATCTGA